The following proteins come from a genomic window of Sorghum bicolor cultivar BTx623 chromosome 3, Sorghum_bicolor_NCBIv3, whole genome shotgun sequence:
- the LOC8084341 gene encoding putative transcription factor bHLH041, with protein MDMDSWLHGYATTNAAGNNGFMCGYAASSCTPAELQFMEGEQQQFLISSQIQHHLNQISMRMNMDDEAAVYVSSNDGDMHDRYPIVEGLLDDPHHAGTCSFPSFSSSSISLPASASLSCSPASSSAHILAAPAAAAGGCNQQYPEVSSHVPLLPPPPPAPHAVPASYDHQYTNRHAPESPAKTTTGAFKHYARHLGPKRPPKPGACGQRMFKTAMSVLSKMHVAARYSQQQYYYQAAAAAEAAQPPSVNQLQHMFSERKRREKLNDSFHALRAVLPPGAKKDKTSILIRAREYVRSLEAKVAELEEKNMSLESRLTRHDGGRSKNGGSGGDDHDSGETTKVQVEITRAANEETTFTLTIAVRSSSPCNMTDVVVRTLQCLKEQIGDGVSLVAMSTSTSGGGGAGPAATGVKNASPRAVLTMQIKSPGIDWEEQPVKDAVAKVVADALTTTTTSAAATTGSSCFVEASQLIS; from the exons ATGGACATGGATAGCTGGCTCCATGGCTACGCCACCACCAACGCGGCCGGCAACAACGGCTTCATGTGCGGCTACGCTGCCAGCAG CTGCACCCCTGCAgagctgcagttcatggagggcGAGCAGCAGCAGTTTCTCATCAGCTCGCAGATTCAGCACCACCTCAACCAG ATCAGCATGCGCATGAACATGGACGACGAAGCAGCAGTCTACGTGTCTTCAAACGACGGCGACATGCACGATCGATATCCTATCGTGGAAGGCCTCCTCGACGACCCGCACCACGCCGGCACCTGCAGCTTCCCTTCGTTCTCCTCCTCCTCGATCTCGCTGCCTGCCTCCGCCTCCCTGTCCTGCAGCCCGGCGAGCTCCTCGGCGCACATCCTCGCCGCGCCAGCAGCTGCGGCCGGCGGCTGCAACCAGCAGTACCCGGAGGTCTCCTCGCACGTGCCACTgttaccaccaccaccaccggcgcCGCACGCGGTGCCAGCATCTTACGACCACCAGTACACCAACCGTCACGCGCCGGAGTCGCCGGCCAAAACCACCACCGGTGCGTTCAAGCACTACGCGCGGCACCTTGGTCCGAAGAGGCCGCCGAAGCCCGGCGCGTGCGGGCAGAGGATGTTCAAGACGGCCATGTCGGTGCTGTCCAAGATGCACGTGGCGGCGAGGTACAGCCAGCAGCAGTACTACTAccaggcggccgccgccgccgaggcggCGCAGCCACCGTCGGTGAACCAGCTGCAGCACATGTTCTCGGAACGCAAGCGGCGAGAGAAGCTCAACGATAGCTTCCACGCCCTCAGGGCCGTCCTTCCCCCTGGTGCCAAA AAGGACAAGACGTCGATACTGATCAGGGCAAGGGAGTACGTGAGATCGCTGGAGGCCAAGGTGGCCGAGCTCGAGGAGAAGAACATGTCGCTCGAGTCACGGCTGACCCGCCACGACGGCGGCCGCAGCAAGAACGGCGGCAGTGGCGGCGACGACCACGACTCCGGCGAGACGACGAAGGTGCAGGTCGAGATAACCAGGGCGGCGAACGAAGAAACGACTTTCACGCTGACGATAGCCGTGAGGTCGTCGTCGCCGTGCAACATGACGGACGTGGTGGTCCGGACGCTGCAGTGCCTGAAAGAGCAGATCGGAGATGGCGTCAGCCTGGTGGCAATGAGCACCAGCaccagcggcggcggtggcgctggGCCTGCAGCTACCGGAGTGAAGAACGCCTCTCCACGAGCTGTCCTGACGATGCAAATCAAG TCTCCGGGAATCGACTGGGAGGAGCAGCCGGTCAAGGACGCCGTGGCGAAGGTCGTCGCCGACGcgctgacgacgacgacgacatccGCGGCGGCCACCACCGGCAGCAGCTGCTTCGTCGAGGCTTCTCAACTCATCAGCTAA